A portion of the Armatimonadota bacterium genome contains these proteins:
- a CDS encoding glycoside hydrolase family 20 zincin-like fold domain-containing protein, protein MLRVIMGIIICYLLATPILGAVSPIQPDQAKAWIMHLVPLPKSVKITAKNTIPADQVIIRADSTDPVVVQACAELRQAIGIPNKAKSPSKPAFTIVLKLGGPEASSLKSLKNSDQAYKIVPDASGKTLRLIAQTPRGLYYAAKTLQQLIKAHAAAGKVDMPIAEITDWPDLADRGLWGSDSFLHLKWLADRKMNIVEQICYVSVDERKIATARPKDGHEPLFTEGPLYGINFVPVVLHLEQVGNKGVFAAYPNLKAKGGGEGAICYSQPEFVDVLADWIVSLGKIPHVREVDVWLAENLDQQGGCTCEECKKVDRSVLEARTVLAAWNKAKKKLPHLGLRILTSEETESSNQLIFKELPKEVKVWYYHSLLTYDNGEVPMLRKYLEDYAKSGHWLGVVPNLDAGVHWTSPFTGPHFIHYRMNEFVDKGLSGLLGYATPRVHYNRFNVEAAAEWSWNSKGRTPREFAESWAVREGLKDPKKFADWVELISPVAWDVYGSHWPAGEQRNTPGHSAKRLKEGTLPELGFVLWDAYRLPFGDIKSEEQLKNDVAAAAEAVKLAKEIEIPILVSESLIIQGYINSLNALWELRKIVKPEGIAPENKGKALDYFKAYVDGLNQVVSQLPNWEALVPGRSPNEIFTGKQIAVITRMIGEMQCVASGFGIELE, encoded by the coding sequence ATGCTAAGAGTTATTATGGGAATAATTATTTGTTATCTTCTAGCCACGCCAATTTTAGGAGCAGTTTCACCAATACAACCTGACCAAGCCAAGGCATGGATTATGCATCTTGTTCCTCTGCCAAAGTCAGTTAAGATTACAGCAAAAAACACCATTCCTGCCGACCAAGTCATAATCAGGGCTGACAGCACCGACCCGGTAGTTGTTCAGGCATGTGCGGAACTTCGGCAGGCAATCGGCATACCAAATAAAGCTAAGTCGCCTTCAAAACCAGCATTCACAATCGTTCTCAAGCTAGGCGGGCCGGAAGCATCAAGTCTCAAAAGCCTAAAGAACTCTGACCAAGCCTATAAGATTGTCCCCGATGCAAGTGGAAAGACACTGCGCCTCATTGCCCAAACCCCCAGAGGATTATATTACGCTGCGAAAACCCTCCAGCAGCTTATAAAGGCGCACGCCGCCGCGGGAAAGGTTGATATGCCAATAGCCGAAATAACCGACTGGCCCGACCTTGCAGACAGGGGATTGTGGGGCTCGGACTCTTTCCTGCACCTGAAGTGGCTTGCAGACCGGAAGATGAACATTGTTGAGCAAATCTGCTATGTCAGCGTTGATGAGAGGAAAATCGCAACAGCTAGGCCAAAGGATGGCCATGAGCCCTTATTTACGGAGGGGCCACTCTACGGAATAAATTTCGTTCCGGTAGTCCTGCACCTCGAGCAGGTTGGCAACAAAGGCGTATTCGCAGCCTATCCTAATCTCAAAGCAAAGGGCGGTGGCGAGGGTGCAATCTGCTACTCACAGCCTGAATTTGTAGATGTACTAGCAGATTGGATAGTTTCGCTTGGAAAGATACCACATGTTCGTGAAGTTGACGTGTGGCTTGCAGAAAACCTTGATCAACAAGGCGGATGCACATGCGAAGAATGCAAGAAGGTAGACCGAAGCGTCCTTGAAGCTCGCACCGTCTTAGCCGCCTGGAATAAAGCAAAGAAAAAACTTCCTCATCTAGGCCTTAGAATCCTCACGAGTGAAGAAACGGAAAGTAGTAACCAGTTGATATTCAAAGAACTTCCAAAGGAAGTCAAAGTCTGGTACTATCATAGCCTGTTGACCTACGACAACGGCGAAGTACCCATGCTCCGCAAATACCTAGAGGATTATGCAAAGAGCGGCCATTGGCTGGGCGTTGTGCCGAACCTTGACGCTGGTGTGCATTGGACAAGCCCGTTTACTGGTCCTCATTTCATCCATTATCGCATGAACGAGTTCGTTGATAAGGGCCTTTCGGGTCTGCTGGGATATGCCACGCCGCGGGTCCACTACAACAGGTTCAATGTTGAGGCAGCCGCCGAATGGTCGTGGAATTCCAAGGGGCGAACACCACGTGAATTTGCCGAATCGTGGGCCGTTCGTGAAGGACTAAAGGACCCCAAGAAGTTCGCAGACTGGGTGGAGCTTATCAGTCCTGTTGCGTGGGATGTGTATGGCTCTCATTGGCCAGCTGGAGAACAAAGGAACACACCTGGCCACTCTGCAAAAAGACTCAAAGAGGGCACACTGCCCGAACTGGGATTCGTCCTTTGGGATGCCTACCGATTGCCATTCGGAGACATCAAAAGCGAGGAGCAACTAAAAAATGACGTTGCCGCCGCTGCGGAAGCTGTCAAACTCGCAAAAGAAATAGAAATCCCAATATTAGTGAGCGAGAGCCTAATCATCCAGGGATACATAAACTCTCTAAATGCTCTGTGGGAACTCAGGAAGATTGTTAAGCCAGAGGGCATAGCTCCTGAAAACAAGGGAAAAGCACTAGACTACTTCAAGGCTTACGTGGATGGCCTTAACCAGGTGGTCAGCCAACTTCCGAACTGGGAAGCGCTTGTACCAGGAAGGTCGCCTAATGAAATTTTTACTGGCAAACAAATCGCAGTTATTACCCGCATGATTGGTGAGATGCAATGCGTAGCATCTGGCTTCGGCATTGAGCTAGAATGA
- a CDS encoding FAD-dependent oxidoreductase, whose amino-acid sequence MKTYHEPSRDIPIVYEPDVIVVGGGVSGCSAAISAARNGAKVLLIERNGVVGGTATAGLMANIGNAFMTNENFPVVRGIPREVVERLVFEGGTKPCWHRPEQPGVIFDPEKMKLVLIDMLREAGVEVLLHALTVGAIKEGNRVVGVLIESKSGRQAAIAKNVIDATGEADIASYAGAPCRIVASGGSMLFRLANVDLDRAVDWIGEHRDSFPNNSDGVKDYDTFRRNWKEFGFFFFPHHGGKAFKPWNDAIERGEYSEKDGDWYALNAFGMYGLAGDGTVVINSNYLWLTDVDARQYTRAELEGRRMCHKVAEFLRKHLPGFENAVVIQTAEDWGQRRNRLIEGRSTLTKDDVADGREWDDVIGRFPLKAPGEPPYGVEIPFGVMAPKRVEGLLVASGKSVSTDPVGLLRGMSRCMTLGEAAGVAAALGAQSNTPAEQVPIRDIQKQLIAQGAYLGEEDRFRR is encoded by the coding sequence ATGAAAACCTACCATGAGCCATCTCGTGATATACCAATTGTTTATGAACCCGACGTCATCGTTGTTGGCGGAGGAGTCTCCGGGTGTTCGGCAGCCATTTCGGCAGCTAGAAACGGAGCGAAGGTTCTGCTCATCGAGCGCAATGGCGTTGTGGGTGGAACGGCCACTGCAGGATTGATGGCGAATATTGGGAACGCATTCATGACGAACGAAAACTTTCCCGTGGTAAGGGGAATCCCTCGCGAAGTTGTTGAGCGATTAGTATTTGAGGGCGGCACAAAACCTTGCTGGCACCGACCCGAACAACCTGGCGTCATTTTTGATCCTGAAAAAATGAAGCTTGTCCTTATTGATATGCTCCGCGAAGCAGGCGTGGAAGTTCTGCTTCACGCGCTAACGGTTGGGGCAATTAAGGAGGGCAACAGGGTTGTTGGAGTTCTTATTGAGAGTAAAAGCGGGCGGCAGGCAGCAATTGCGAAAAACGTAATCGATGCGACCGGCGAGGCCGACATTGCTTCTTATGCTGGGGCCCCTTGCCGGATTGTCGCAAGTGGCGGGAGCATGCTCTTCAGGCTGGCGAATGTTGATCTCGACCGCGCAGTTGATTGGATTGGCGAGCACCGTGATTCATTCCCAAACAACAGCGACGGAGTAAAAGATTACGATACTTTCCGTCGAAATTGGAAAGAGTTTGGATTTTTCTTCTTCCCCCACCATGGTGGCAAGGCGTTCAAACCTTGGAATGATGCCATCGAGCGTGGAGAATACTCTGAAAAGGACGGCGATTGGTATGCTCTGAATGCCTTTGGGATGTATGGGCTAGCTGGCGACGGCACGGTTGTCATCAACTCGAATTACCTCTGGTTGACCGACGTAGACGCACGCCAGTATACTCGTGCTGAGCTTGAAGGGCGGCGAATGTGCCACAAAGTGGCCGAGTTCCTACGAAAGCACCTCCCAGGCTTCGAAAACGCCGTAGTAATTCAGACGGCAGAAGATTGGGGGCAGCGCCGAAACCGACTTATTGAAGGAAGATCAACCCTCACCAAGGATGACGTAGCAGATGGGAGAGAGTGGGACGATGTAATCGGCCGATTTCCTCTCAAAGCGCCTGGTGAACCGCCCTATGGAGTCGAGATTCCATTCGGCGTAATGGCTCCAAAAAGAGTAGAGGGACTTCTAGTTGCCAGCGGGAAGAGCGTCTCCACAGACCCTGTTGGACTTCTTAGAGGAATGTCTCGATGCATGACGTTAGGCGAAGCAGCAGGAGTAGCAGCTGCCCTGGGAGCTCAATCAAACACACCCGCCGAGCAGGTACCAATTCGCGATATTCAAAAACAGCTAATCGCTCAAGGAGCTTATCTCGGCGAAGAGGATAGATTTAGGAGGTAA
- a CDS encoding ADP-ribosylglycohydrolase family protein, with amino-acid sequence MRKSKYFSLILIFGMLKTAHGAQFRTLPVSVYLDKMKGGWAGQMIGVSYGAPTEFKACGRTFDEPIKWSPENVSNSLGQDDIYVELSFLEAIEKYGLDISNEQIGKAFAATKFKLWHANNEGRENVRKGIMPPDSGSPKYNAHYADIDFQIESDLFGLISPGMPLSSNEMCNKLGRLMNSEDGLYGGMFTAAMYTSAFFETDVEKVVRFGLRAIPPNSTYAKTIRDVIIWHWVYPDDWRKTWQRVQEKWASKPSGHCSSDPNGFNIDASLNGAYVVIGLLYGNGSLSKTLEISTRCGQDSDCNPSTAAGILCTILGYNAIPDEYKSGIPAISDKQFSYVPYSFSTLIPTCLRIARSNILRSDGLIKDDVFFIPIQHPRPPKITKLEGD; translated from the coding sequence ATGAGAAAGAGCAAATATTTTTCATTAATTTTAATTTTTGGAATGCTCAAAACAGCTCACGGAGCACAGTTTAGGACTTTGCCAGTCAGCGTTTATCTAGACAAAATGAAGGGTGGATGGGCTGGTCAGATGATCGGCGTCTCATACGGTGCTCCCACGGAGTTCAAAGCGTGCGGCAGAACTTTCGACGAGCCGATAAAGTGGTCGCCGGAAAACGTCTCCAACTCTCTTGGACAGGATGATATCTACGTTGAACTTAGTTTCCTCGAGGCAATCGAAAAGTATGGGCTCGACATCTCAAATGAGCAAATTGGAAAGGCTTTTGCAGCCACTAAGTTCAAACTATGGCATGCAAACAACGAAGGCAGAGAGAATGTGCGCAAAGGAATCATGCCGCCCGACTCCGGAAGCCCGAAGTACAATGCCCACTATGCCGACATTGATTTCCAAATCGAATCTGACCTCTTTGGGTTGATTAGCCCTGGTATGCCGCTTTCTTCGAATGAAATGTGCAACAAACTTGGCCGCTTAATGAATTCTGAAGATGGTCTCTATGGAGGAATGTTCACCGCCGCGATGTACACGTCTGCTTTCTTTGAAACCGACGTTGAAAAGGTTGTGCGCTTCGGTCTTCGCGCAATTCCGCCGAACAGCACTTATGCCAAAACTATTCGCGATGTTATCATTTGGCATTGGGTATATCCAGACGATTGGCGCAAAACCTGGCAGAGAGTTCAGGAAAAATGGGCTTCCAAACCCAGCGGTCACTGCTCCTCGGACCCAAATGGATTCAATATAGACGCAAGTCTAAACGGTGCCTACGTTGTAATTGGATTACTCTACGGCAATGGCTCGTTGTCCAAGACGCTCGAGATATCAACGCGTTGCGGGCAAGACTCTGACTGTAATCCCTCGACCGCAGCTGGGATACTGTGCACAATCCTTGGCTATAACGCCATCCCTGACGAATACAAGAGCGGCATCCCTGCAATTTCTGATAAACAGTTCTCGTATGTCCCGTATAGTTTTTCAACCCTTATCCCCACGTGCTTACGCATTGCACGCTCAAACATACTGCGTTCTGACGGCCTCATAAAAGACGATGTCTTTTTCATACCCATCCAGCACCCCAGACCTCCTAAAATTACCAAATTAGAAGGAGATTGA
- a CDS encoding VanW family protein, translating into MNPRVHFGVKLALSLFLTALVVWDFGTVELAGSQQKTNQPTPAPSVSLPDIVLTQFGAIPASSVPDDARESKLLSRAFAARTSELIGSWVIPLDSKGDNVVTNISLASEAVDFTILRPNEIFSFNEIVGPRTTEKGYKPAAQYSNGEMVIGIGGGICILSTALYNVALETGLEIVERHPHSGPVKYAPPGRDAAVSFGWADLRFKNDTGNVLFIRSKVEDYRLVVAFYGTKIPGRTVEILSEDYEELPFKVIEHEDESVPEGEVIVKKEPRPGFAVTIVRLIRQNGKLIKREVISRDTILPKDKVVLVHPKKDTNTEQEFPDLNLPPVIIPLPDLPPKPNQTQPLPISPTDAGQPSAAQDPTS; encoded by the coding sequence GTGAATCCTCGAGTCCATTTTGGCGTGAAGCTAGCCCTGAGCCTATTTCTCACGGCACTTGTTGTGTGGGATTTTGGTACGGTTGAACTAGCCGGCTCCCAACAGAAAACGAATCAGCCAACGCCGGCGCCATCTGTCAGCCTACCTGATATTGTGCTGACGCAATTTGGGGCTATTCCTGCTTCAAGTGTGCCTGATGATGCTCGCGAATCTAAGCTGTTGAGCAGGGCATTTGCCGCCCGCACATCCGAACTCATTGGCTCATGGGTTATCCCGCTCGACTCGAAAGGCGACAATGTAGTTACAAATATCTCATTGGCTTCGGAAGCGGTAGATTTTACAATTCTGCGTCCGAATGAAATTTTCTCATTCAATGAAATAGTTGGACCACGCACGACGGAAAAGGGCTACAAACCGGCAGCACAGTATTCAAATGGTGAGATGGTTATTGGGATTGGCGGGGGGATATGTATTCTCTCTACAGCCCTCTATAACGTGGCGCTTGAGACCGGACTTGAAATAGTAGAGCGCCATCCACACTCAGGTCCTGTGAAGTATGCGCCGCCAGGGAGGGACGCGGCTGTATCGTTTGGTTGGGCGGACCTGCGTTTTAAGAATGATACTGGGAATGTGCTCTTTATAAGATCAAAGGTCGAAGACTACCGTTTGGTAGTTGCATTCTATGGCACAAAGATCCCCGGCAGAACGGTAGAAATTCTTTCAGAGGACTACGAAGAATTGCCATTTAAGGTTATCGAACATGAAGACGAAAGCGTTCCCGAGGGTGAGGTTATCGTAAAGAAAGAACCACGGCCCGGTTTCGCTGTTACTATTGTTCGGTTGATTCGACAAAATGGAAAGCTAATCAAGCGTGAGGTCATAAGTCGTGACACTATCTTGCCTAAGGATAAGGTGGTTCTTGTTCACCCGAAGAAAGATACAAATACGGAACAGGAGTTTCCTGACCTCAATCTTCCACCCGTAATCATCCCGCTACCCGACCTGCCACCCAAACCAAATCAAACGCAACCTTTGCCAATTAGCCCAACAGATGCTGGCCAGCCGTCTGCTGCTCAAGACCCAACTTCGTGA
- a CDS encoding competence/damage-inducible protein A — protein sequence MRAEIISVGTELLLGQIIDTNAPYLGRVLSTLGIDVYHRTTVGDNASRLADVLKTALSRADLVITVGGLGPTMDDLTKETIAEVLGEKLVLDLDSERAIREFFERRGIKLVASNFKQALKPESGTALPNSVGTAPGVLVEKEGKIVVALPGPPGELIPMVENYVVPYLERRLSGVRSVIESRVLKVCGIGESAAEEKVKDLLDSENPTIAPYAKSGEVHFRITAKAKDHETAVRMISGLEEEARKRLSDYVYGVDDETLESVTVHMLINRGLTLALAESCTGGLVSNRVTNVPGSSETFQGCVVAYSNRVKTELLGVSNEMIAKYGAVSSEVAQAMAEGAATRIGADVALGLTGIAGPSGGTAEKPVGLVYIGLKTPEGTEVTRNIFGGSREEIKLRASTAALNQLRMYLLKTP from the coding sequence GTGCGCGCTGAGATAATCTCAGTCGGAACCGAATTGCTTTTGGGGCAAATCATAGACACGAATGCCCCCTACCTTGGGAGAGTGCTCTCCACTCTGGGAATCGATGTCTACCATCGGACTACCGTTGGTGATAATGCTTCACGGCTTGCGGATGTGCTAAAGACCGCCCTCTCACGAGCAGATCTCGTAATCACGGTCGGCGGTCTAGGGCCTACGATGGACGATCTCACAAAGGAAACCATCGCAGAGGTCCTTGGCGAAAAGCTCGTGTTGGATTTAGATTCTGAGAGGGCAATACGCGAATTTTTCGAGCGCAGAGGAATCAAGCTGGTTGCAAGCAATTTTAAACAAGCACTGAAGCCTGAATCCGGGACTGCCTTGCCGAACTCCGTTGGGACGGCGCCCGGTGTGCTTGTCGAGAAGGAAGGCAAAATTGTGGTTGCTCTTCCAGGTCCCCCAGGTGAGCTCATTCCCATGGTTGAAAACTATGTGGTTCCATATTTGGAACGCAGGCTTTCAGGGGTCCGCTCAGTTATTGAATCTCGTGTGCTTAAAGTATGTGGGATTGGCGAGTCAGCAGCTGAGGAAAAGGTTAAAGACCTGCTTGACAGCGAGAACCCAACGATTGCACCTTACGCAAAAAGCGGCGAGGTTCATTTCAGAATCACAGCCAAAGCAAAGGATCATGAAACTGCAGTACGCATGATCTCTGGGCTCGAGGAAGAGGCTAGGAAGCGGCTAAGCGATTATGTTTATGGGGTAGATGACGAAACTCTTGAGTCGGTAACAGTGCACATGCTAATAAACCGAGGTTTAACACTTGCATTAGCGGAATCATGCACCGGCGGTCTTGTTTCAAACCGAGTAACCAATGTCCCAGGAAGCTCTGAAACGTTCCAAGGTTGTGTGGTAGCATATAGCAACCGGGTGAAGACGGAGCTACTGGGCGTATCCAATGAAATGATTGCCAAGTATGGTGCAGTGAGCTCCGAGGTGGCGCAAGCTATGGCTGAAGGTGCGGCCACTCGGATAGGCGCCGATGTTGCTTTAGGTCTCACGGGTATTGCAGGACCTAGCGGCGGAACTGCGGAAAAACCAGTGGGTCTCGTGTATATTGGGCTCAAAACTCCCGAAGGCACAGAAGTTACCAGGAACATATTCGGGGGCAGTCGTGAAGAGATCAAGCTAAGGGCGTCCACGGCGGCACTTAATCAGCTAAGGATGTACCTGCTGAAGACGCCTTAA
- the thpR gene encoding RNA 2',3'-cyclic phosphodiesterase: MEKIRTFIAVLLPAEVRSRLAEVKKQLIATKADVKWVSEENFHITLKFLGSIDAAKLDAVTDAVREAVESMNRFEIFLEGAGAFPRPSSPRVIWVGVKTGKDQLKEIARRVDTALEKLGFPREDRPFTGHVTLGRARSSQGVAPLRESIDKLRDESIGTVMVDSVAVMRSDLHPTGPIYTALRKVELVA, from the coding sequence ATGGAAAAGATACGAACGTTCATAGCAGTCCTTCTGCCAGCGGAAGTTCGGTCTCGACTGGCGGAAGTCAAGAAACAGCTAATTGCGACTAAAGCTGACGTTAAATGGGTTTCCGAGGAAAACTTCCATATAACACTTAAGTTCCTCGGCAGTATAGACGCAGCAAAACTCGATGCCGTCACCGATGCGGTGCGAGAAGCCGTAGAATCTATGAATAGGTTTGAAATATTTTTAGAAGGTGCTGGTGCGTTTCCAAGGCCTAGTAGTCCGAGAGTTATCTGGGTTGGTGTCAAAACTGGCAAAGACCAGCTAAAGGAAATCGCGAGGCGCGTCGACACAGCTTTGGAAAAGCTCGGATTTCCACGCGAAGATCGTCCATTCACTGGCCACGTCACGCTGGGCCGGGCTAGAAGTTCCCAAGGCGTGGCCCCGCTTCGAGAAAGTATTGATAAGCTTAGAGACGAGTCCATTGGCACTGTAATGGTGGATTCGGTTGCAGTGATGAGGAGCGATCTTCACCCGACGGGCCCAATCTACACCGCTTTGAGAAAGGTTGAACTTGTAGCATAA
- the recA gene encoding recombinase RecA, with protein sequence MRGDQVLDKGNGKEKEQALELALSRIEKQFGKGAVMRLGEASRLNVSTISTGALALDIALGVGGIPRGRITEIYGQESSGKTTIGYHIIAEAQKAGGIAAFVDAEHAVDASYARNLGVDVDSLLVSQPDTGEEALEIIDALVRSNAVDVVVLDSVAALVPKSEIEGEMGDSHVGLQARLMSQALRKIGGSVSKSNTAAVFINQVREKIGVMFGNPETTPGGRALKFWASVRLEVRRVETLKVGNEMTGTRVRVKVVKNKVAPPFRQAEFDIMFGKGISRSGGVIDIGTELGFISKTGTWFTYGDIRLGQGRENAKQYLEEHPELIDELEAKIREEAVGKVFLAPAAAIED encoded by the coding sequence ATGAGAGGAGATCAAGTGTTGGATAAAGGTAACGGCAAAGAAAAAGAACAAGCGCTCGAACTGGCTTTGAGCCGAATCGAGAAGCAGTTTGGCAAAGGTGCAGTAATGCGGCTGGGGGAGGCGTCGCGGCTGAATGTCTCGACGATTTCTACTGGTGCTTTAGCGCTTGATATTGCTCTTGGCGTAGGCGGCATCCCCAGAGGGAGGATTACCGAGATATATGGCCAAGAGTCGTCAGGTAAGACAACCATCGGCTATCATATCATTGCTGAAGCCCAGAAGGCTGGCGGAATTGCCGCCTTTGTGGACGCTGAGCACGCGGTTGATGCCTCTTATGCGCGGAACCTTGGCGTAGATGTAGACTCGTTGTTGGTATCCCAGCCCGACACTGGCGAAGAGGCCCTCGAAATTATAGACGCGCTTGTCAGAAGTAATGCGGTTGATGTCGTGGTTCTGGATTCTGTTGCCGCGCTTGTGCCCAAGTCTGAAATTGAAGGCGAGATGGGCGATTCTCATGTAGGCCTTCAAGCGAGGCTAATGTCGCAAGCTCTTAGAAAGATTGGCGGTTCTGTCAGTAAGTCAAACACAGCCGCTGTTTTTATCAACCAAGTTCGCGAAAAAATAGGCGTAATGTTCGGTAATCCCGAGACAACTCCAGGTGGGCGCGCTCTAAAGTTCTGGGCATCGGTTCGTTTGGAAGTGCGAAGGGTTGAGACCCTCAAGGTAGGAAACGAAATGACTGGCACTAGGGTGAGGGTTAAAGTAGTGAAAAACAAAGTCGCTCCACCTTTCAGGCAGGCTGAGTTTGACATCATGTTTGGCAAAGGCATCTCGAGGTCGGGAGGAGTTATTGACATCGGCACAGAACTAGGATTTATAAGCAAAACCGGCACTTGGTTCACATACGGCGATATAAGACTTGGCCAGGGGCGTGAGAACGCAAAACAATATCTGGAAGAGCACCCCGAACTGATAGATGAATTGGAAGCCAAAATACGCGAAGAGGCCGTCGGAAAGGTGTTTCTTGCTCCGGCGGCCGCTATTGAGGATTAG
- a CDS encoding RecX family transcriptional regulator translates to MTAHQHRITAIEAQEKRQNRRSIFVDGKFVLAVDANVVDDLGLQIGQEISEERLREIVYAEQLTKAKKKALNLLGYRARSRAEIAQSLRRGGFAEDIIEDVLAYLERLELVNDEQFSQAWVKSRLVGKGMGKQRIKWELKQKGVPNNVAEDALSEIDEETEYQTALDSAKRRWAKYKDAEVNTKRRKLASFLRRQGFGWEVISQVLGELSTDNDEE, encoded by the coding sequence TTGACCGCACATCAGCATAGAATAACAGCAATAGAGGCACAGGAGAAGCGGCAAAACCGTCGGTCTATTTTCGTTGATGGCAAATTTGTGCTAGCTGTGGACGCGAATGTAGTTGATGACCTTGGTCTTCAAATTGGCCAAGAGATAAGCGAGGAGCGGCTCAGAGAAATCGTCTACGCTGAGCAGTTAACGAAAGCCAAGAAAAAGGCGCTTAATCTACTTGGTTATAGGGCGCGCAGTCGGGCTGAGATTGCGCAAAGCCTTAGGCGAGGTGGGTTCGCCGAAGATATTATTGAGGATGTTCTAGCATACCTTGAGCGGCTTGAACTCGTAAATGATGAGCAGTTTTCCCAAGCGTGGGTGAAGAGCCGGTTGGTCGGCAAAGGTATGGGAAAACAGCGAATCAAATGGGAACTCAAGCAAAAAGGTGTGCCAAACAACGTGGCAGAGGATGCTCTGTCTGAAATTGATGAGGAGACAGAATACCAAACAGCGCTTGATTCCGCAAAGCGCCGCTGGGCCAAATATAAAGATGCGGAGGTTAATACCAAACGGCGCAAATTGGCATCATTCCTGCGAAGGCAGGGCTTCGGTTGGGAGGTTATATCGCAAGTATTGGGCGAACTTTCCACCGATAACGACGAGGAATAG
- the rny gene encoding ribonuclease Y, with translation MNTLYAVGCVIASLAIVLLGFVFCVLPARRKAEEQLSEAQRIREQAEKDIETKKKEILLEAKDEAYKLRAEIERENREKRAEIQRLERRLTQKEESLDRRLDNLEKREKALSVREQENAKIREELNSILEKQRAELQRIAGLTTEEAKNLLLKMVEEESRHEAAKLIRDIEAQAREEAEKRARDIITLAVQRCAVDQTSETTVSVVPLPNDEMKGRIIGREGRNIRAFETLTGVDLIIDDTPEAVVLSAFDPVRREIARIALSNLISDGRIHPGRIEETVAKATAEVEEQIRQAGEHAVFETGVTALDPEIVKLLGKLKFRTSYGQNVLDHSIEVSHLAGAMAAELGANVLLARRAGLLHDLGKAVDFEVEGPHAVISADICHRYNEHPEVVHAVKAHHSDEEPETIEAVLVSVADAISASRPGARRETLETYVKRLQRLETIADSFAGVEKTYAVQAGREIRVLVKPQEIDDLAAAKLARDTARKIEEEMEYPGQIKVTVIRETRAVEYAK, from the coding sequence ATGAATACATTGTATGCCGTCGGATGCGTCATAGCATCCCTGGCGATTGTCTTGCTGGGATTCGTTTTCTGTGTTCTTCCAGCAAGGCGCAAAGCGGAAGAACAGTTATCGGAAGCTCAGAGGATTAGAGAGCAAGCCGAAAAGGATATCGAGACAAAAAAGAAAGAGATCCTTCTTGAGGCAAAAGATGAAGCCTACAAACTCAGAGCAGAGATCGAAAGGGAAAATCGCGAAAAGCGAGCTGAAATACAGAGGTTAGAGCGAAGGCTGACGCAGAAAGAAGAATCCCTGGATCGCAGGTTGGATAACCTGGAGAAAAGGGAGAAAGCATTAAGTGTAAGGGAACAAGAAAACGCCAAAATAAGAGAAGAGTTAAACAGCATTTTGGAAAAACAGCGTGCGGAGCTTCAGCGCATAGCTGGGCTTACTACGGAAGAGGCAAAAAACCTCCTATTAAAAATGGTCGAGGAGGAGTCTCGTCATGAGGCCGCCAAGCTGATACGTGACATAGAAGCCCAAGCTCGTGAAGAAGCTGAAAAACGTGCGCGCGATATTATTACGCTTGCAGTTCAGCGCTGTGCAGTTGACCAAACTTCAGAAACGACGGTCTCGGTGGTGCCCCTGCCTAACGATGAGATGAAGGGCAGGATCATTGGCCGTGAAGGAAGAAACATACGAGCATTTGAGACACTCACCGGCGTGGACCTAATCATTGACGACACGCCAGAAGCCGTCGTACTTTCTGCGTTCGATCCAGTTCGCAGAGAAATCGCGCGAATTGCATTAAGTAACCTAATATCGGACGGGCGCATTCACCCAGGGCGAATCGAGGAAACAGTTGCAAAAGCAACAGCTGAGGTCGAGGAGCAAATACGACAAGCAGGTGAGCATGCGGTATTTGAGACAGGTGTTACTGCTCTCGACCCTGAGATTGTGAAGCTACTCGGGAAACTAAAGTTCCGCACAAGTTATGGCCAGAATGTCCTTGACCATTCCATCGAAGTGTCCCATCTTGCAGGTGCAATGGCGGCCGAACTTGGCGCAAACGTGTTGCTTGCTCGACGGGCAGGACTTCTGCACGATTTAGGGAAGGCAGTGGATTTTGAGGTTGAGGGGCCGCATGCGGTCATCAGTGCGGATATCTGCCATCGGTATAATGAGCATCCAGAGGTGGTTCATGCAGTCAAAGCACATCATTCGGATGAAGAACCCGAAACCATTGAGGCTGTTCTTGTATCGGTAGCAGACGCCATCTCAGCGTCAAGGCCTGGCGCTCGGCGTGAAACCCTGGAAACTTATGTTAAGCGTCTACAGAGGCTGGAGACAATTGCGGACTCCTTTGCCGGTGTTGAAAAGACGTATGCTGTGCAGGCGGGGCGGGAAATCCGAGTGCTTGTAAAGCCGCAGGAAATTGACGACCTTGCCGCGGCAAAGCTAGCCCGCGATACTGCTAGGAAAATCGAGGAAGAAATGGAATACCCCGGCCAAATCAAGGTCACCGTTATTCGCGAAACGAGGGCTGTGGAGTATGCCAAGTAA